Genomic window (Sphingobacteriales bacterium):
AACAGTTTCGAGGTTATGAAATCCATCGGGGCGTTTTTCGCAAATGTGCAAGCCCAAATTGATTTTGGCATTAGGAAAAAGTATCATAAAAAAAAATAACAACAACGGCTTCAATACAAATATTGCACATCTTTTCCTTACTTGCGGATAGCGGTGGCTTCTTTCAAAAAAGAATCTTTGCTACTTTCGTCATCGGCGATATGAAAATAATTGCCGCCACCCATTTCCGCCAGCAAACGCAACTTATCCTCTATTACTTTTGATTCTCCTTTTCCGTATTGAAACACCGACAAATAAATACCTTTTTTGGTGTTTTTCTTAATCATTTTTTCCAATTTTTCGTCGATGATGAATTTGCCGTCAGTGGCGATAATGATACGATTATTTCCATCTTTGATAAAATTTTTATTGGCTTCGTCATACGCCAACGTTGCACCCGCCAAGCCGTCTGTTTTGCCTGAAAAAGTGAGTTTGTCGATGGCTTCGTTGAGTTCTTGTTTGTGTATGCCCGAAGTAGAAGGCAATACGACTTTGGCTCTGCCCGCATACGTCACCACCGACACATTGTCTTCGGGGCGCAGCAATTCGGTAAGAAAACGGAAAGAACGGCGCAGCAGTGGCATTTTGTCCTCTACGTCCATCGAGTGGCTCACATCTAACAAAAAAGTGAGGTTATTGGCAGCAGAACCCTCCAGCGAAGGCGGTGGTGGCGGCACATTCGCCTGTGCCATTGCTGCCTTGAGCGACTCTAAAATAGCAGCTTCATCAATTTTTGGTACTTGCGGGTCGCGGTACATCACTTTAAACCACATCGGCTCTTCCATTTGCCGCAGCAGCGTTTTTTTTGCCCGCATCAAAAACTTATTAAATTCGTAAGTAATACCTGAATGATAATGCACCGAATGGCGATACACTTGCTCGCCGTAGTAATAAGAAGCTCCAAAACCCTCGTATTCTATTTTCCCGCCTTCGGCTTTCCAGGGCGTTTTTTGGGTTAAATAATCGTTGGCAAGCGCAACAATAGCATCGGCTTCGCGGAGTACCGGCGAAAAATCATCCATTTCCAAATACGGAAACAACTCAGGATTTTGGGCACTTTCTACCAATCTGTTGCGGGCAGCCAAATTGCTTTCGAGGCGTTGGTTAAAGCTGCGCACTGCATCAATATCATCGCGGCGTAGGGCTAAAAGCAGCAAATGTGCATTGGTATTGAGGGCGTGCAATTGCGACATACCATCGAGCAGAGGCTGATATTGTATGGCTTCGAGGATTAAATCAAATATTTTATCGCCCAAAACCGAAAAATCAAAACAAATCAGCGAGTATTTTTCCAACCACATATAGGTGTCGGTGAGGGCGGAGTCGCGCACATAGAGGCGGTCGCGGGTGTGGCGTTCGAGTTGTTTGAGTACACGCTGATATTCGGTGGTGAGTTCGTGCGATTTGACGAGTAATTCGTCCATACGCTGCCGAAACCCGGGTTCTATGACACCCAACTGTTGGCGTGCTTTTTGGTAGAGCTCTTCTATGTTTTCGTGCGGCGAATCTTTATATTTCACACAGGGCATCGTAAAATAATGCTGTTTTTCAAATAAAGGCGCAAATTGTAACACAGGAGTTTCTTGCAGTACGCGATCGCCTTTTTTCAATCCTTTTTGCAAATCAAAAGAGAGATTATTGGCTTTGATATTAAAATCGCGCAATACATCGTGCGGAACACTGATGTAGTGTGCAGCTTCGTTGAAATAATCAATACATACATTGTAGGCTTTGATTTGTTCTAAAGTTTCGGGTGCGGTATATTTTTGTGCGGAGACCTGTGGTGTGGCAACGAATAAAAAACAGCACAGCAGTAGCACTGCATTGATGAGATATTTCATAAGACCAATAAAAAGAAATATATTTGTGACAGCAAAGATAGTATTAAATGAAACGAATTTATATCATAGGTGCATATCCTGATTATTATGAAACCTATTTGGCGAGTGTGAGTCATTTAAGTTTAAAGGAAGCATTAAAAAAAACACTGCACGATTTTAAAAGTTTATTAAAAACAACGCCGGAATCTCAGGGCAATTATGCGTATCAGTCCGGCAAATGGACGGTGAAACAGTTGGTGCAGCATTTAATTGATGTAGAGCGCATTTTGAGCTACCGCGCTTTGGCGTTTTCGCGGCGCGATTGGCGGGAAATGGCGGGTTTTGATGAAGATGTTTATATACAAGAGGCGGATTTTTCCAAAAAAAGCCTCCGAACCCTTGTTTCGGAGTTGGAGCATTTGCGTAAATCCAACATTCTTTTTTTTGCGGCATTGCCGGAGGCGGTATTGCAATACGAGGCAGTTGCCAATGCACAACAAGTAAGTGTGCGCGCCATCGGCTATATACTGGCAGGGCATTTGGCGCATCATACCGAAGTGCTGCGCAGCCGCTATGCTATGCCGCCGACATTCAAATAAATGCTTGATGGGGGATTTTATTAAATAATGTTAAAAACATATAAAAATGGTGTATTGTTTTTAAAAACAACAACGTCATAACAACACAAACAACGATACAGCGTTGTATAAATTATTAAAAAATAAGATGAAAATGAAATTAATATCTCTTTTATTCGTGGGAATGATTGCTTCGGCGGCGGGTTTTTATCAGATGTTCAACGGGGCAGCAGTGGCAGACGACGGCAATGTGTTGTATGCCGCTACCAAAAAAGAAAAAGTATTGATGCAGGTGATTGAAGAAAGCCTGCAACGTACTCACTATCAAGCTCCCCAGATTAATGATGAATTTTCAGCCAAAGCGTTTGATTTGTACCTGAAGCGTTTGGATTACGGCAAACGTTTTTTGCTGGAAAGCGATGTGAAATATTTGGAAAAATATCGCTACAAAGTAGATGACGCTA
Coding sequences:
- a CDS encoding VWA domain-containing protein codes for the protein MKYLINAVLLLCCFLFVATPQVSAQKYTAPETLEQIKAYNVCIDYFNEAAHYISVPHDVLRDFNIKANNLSFDLQKGLKKGDRVLQETPVLQFAPLFEKQHYFTMPCVKYKDSPHENIEELYQKARQQLGVIEPGFRQRMDELLVKSHELTTEYQRVLKQLERHTRDRLYVRDSALTDTYMWLEKYSLICFDFSVLGDKIFDLILEAIQYQPLLDGMSQLHALNTNAHLLLLALRRDDIDAVRSFNQRLESNLAARNRLVESAQNPELFPYLEMDDFSPVLREADAIVALANDYLTQKTPWKAEGGKIEYEGFGASYYYGEQVYRHSVHYHSGITYEFNKFLMRAKKTLLRQMEEPMWFKVMYRDPQVPKIDEAAILESLKAAMAQANVPPPPPSLEGSAANNLTFLLDVSHSMDVEDKMPLLRRSFRFLTELLRPEDNVSVVTYAGRAKVVLPSTSGIHKQELNEAIDKLTFSGKTDGLAGATLAYDEANKNFIKDGNNRIIIATDGKFIIDEKLEKMIKKNTKKGIYLSVFQYGKGESKVIEDKLRLLAEMGGGNYFHIADDESSKDSFLKEATAIRK
- a CDS encoding DinB family protein translates to MKRIYIIGAYPDYYETYLASVSHLSLKEALKKTLHDFKSLLKTTPESQGNYAYQSGKWTVKQLVQHLIDVERILSYRALAFSRRDWREMAGFDEDVYIQEADFSKKSLRTLVSELEHLRKSNILFFAALPEAVLQYEAVANAQQVSVRAIGYILAGHLAHHTEVLRSRYAMPPTFK